One window of the Halarcobacter mediterraneus genome contains the following:
- a CDS encoding fumarate reductase flavoprotein subunit, with amino-acid sequence MKINYCDSLVIGGGLAGLRAAVAAQKKGLSTIVLSLVPVKRSHSAAAQGGMQASLGNSKMSDGDNEDLHFADTVKGSDWGCDQEVARMFVHTAPKAIRELAGWGVPWSRVKAGEREAVINAKKTTIVEEEDRHGLITSRDFGGTKKWRTCYTADATGHTMLFGVANEALKHDVDIRDRKEALSLIHEDGRCYGAIVRDLITGELEAYVAKGTCIATGGYGRVFKQTTNAVICEGTGAAIALETGIATLSNMEAVQFHPTPIVPSGILLTEGCRGDGGILRDVDGHRFMPDYEPEKKELASRDVVSRRMIEHIRNGKGVPSPYGFHVWLDISILGREHIEKNLRDVQEICQIFNGIDPADEGPKGWAPVLPMQHYSMGGIRTKPTGESTRLSGLFACGEASCWDMHGFNRLGGNSVSETVVAGMIIGNYFADFCLENDVTIPTSTVQRFLDEQDAYLDEILSYNGNEDIFKIKNRMQNLMDEKVGIFRDGPHLKEAVEELKDLLVKTKQINVKSKERAGNPELEEAYRVPKMLKVALCVAKGARDRTESRGAHYREDYLKRDDANWLNRTLCTWPNKDDIEPTIEYADLDIMKMEMPPAFRGYGAKGMIIENELSIKRQDEVDSLREKMEAEGKDRHEIQDALMPFDLPMNYKEKNERAGDK; translated from the coding sequence ATGAAAATTAATTACTGTGATTCATTGGTTATTGGTGGAGGATTAGCTGGTCTTAGAGCTGCTGTTGCTGCACAAAAAAAAGGATTAAGTACAATAGTTTTATCATTAGTTCCTGTTAAAAGATCACATAGTGCTGCTGCTCAAGGGGGTATGCAAGCTTCTTTAGGTAACTCAAAAATGTCTGATGGGGATAATGAAGATTTACACTTTGCTGATACAGTAAAAGGTTCAGACTGGGGATGCGATCAAGAAGTTGCTAGAATGTTTGTACATACTGCACCAAAAGCAATTAGAGAACTTGCTGGTTGGGGTGTACCTTGGTCAAGAGTTAAAGCTGGAGAAAGAGAAGCAGTTATTAATGCAAAGAAAACTACAATTGTTGAAGAAGAAGATAGACATGGATTAATTACATCAAGAGACTTTGGTGGAACTAAAAAATGGAGAACATGTTATACAGCTGATGCAACTGGACATACAATGCTATTCGGTGTTGCAAATGAAGCTTTAAAACATGATGTAGATATTAGAGATAGAAAAGAAGCATTATCTTTAATCCATGAAGATGGAAGATGTTATGGTGCAATTGTTAGAGATTTAATTACTGGGGAATTAGAAGCTTATGTTGCTAAAGGGACTTGTATTGCAACTGGTGGATATGGAAGAGTATTTAAACAAACTACAAACGCTGTAATCTGTGAAGGTACAGGTGCTGCTATTGCACTTGAAACTGGTATTGCAACATTATCAAATATGGAAGCTGTACAATTTCACCCAACTCCAATTGTTCCATCTGGTATTTTATTAACAGAAGGTTGTAGAGGTGATGGTGGTATCTTAAGAGATGTTGATGGTCATAGATTTATGCCTGATTACGAGCCAGAGAAGAAAGAGCTTGCATCAAGAGATGTTGTTTCAAGAAGAATGATTGAGCATATCAGAAATGGTAAAGGTGTTCCTTCTCCATATGGTTTCCACGTATGGTTAGATATTTCTATTCTAGGTAGAGAACATATTGAAAAAAACTTAAGAGATGTTCAAGAAATTTGTCAAATTTTTAATGGTATTGATCCTGCTGATGAAGGTCCAAAAGGTTGGGCTCCAGTACTTCCAATGCAACACTACTCAATGGGTGGAATTAGAACAAAACCAACAGGAGAATCAACTAGATTATCTGGTTTATTTGCTTGTGGTGAAGCTTCTTGTTGGGATATGCACGGATTTAATAGACTTGGAGGAAACTCAGTTTCTGAAACAGTTGTTGCGGGTATGATTATTGGTAACTATTTTGCAGACTTTTGTTTAGAAAATGATGTAACAATTCCAACATCAACAGTTCAAAGATTCCTTGATGAACAAGATGCTTATTTAGATGAAATTTTATCTTACAATGGAAATGAAGATATCTTCAAAATCAAAAATAGAATGCAAAACTTAATGGATGAAAAAGTTGGTATCTTTAGAGATGGTCCACACTTAAAAGAAGCTGTAGAAGAATTAAAAGATTTATTAGTTAAAACTAAACAAATTAATGTTAAATCTAAAGAAAGAGCTGGTAACCCAGAACTTGAAGAAGCATATAGGGTTCCTAAAATGTTAAAAGTTGCATTATGTGTTGCAAAAGGAGCTAGAGATAGAACAGAATCTAGAGGTGCACACTATAGAGAAGACTATCTAAAAAGAGATGATGCAAACTGGTTAAATAGAACACTTTGTACTTGGCCAAACAAAGATGATATTGAACCTACAATTGAGTATGCAGACTTAGATATTATGAAAATGGAAATGCCTCCAGCATTTAGAGGTTATGGGGCAAAAGGAATGATTATTGAAAATGAACTATCTATTAAAAGACAAGATGAAGTTGATTCTTTAAGAGAAAAAATGGAAGCTGAAGGAAAAGATAGACATGAAATTCAAGATGCATTAATGCCATTTGATTTACCTATGAACTATAAAGAGAAAAATGAAAGAGCAGGAGACAAGTAA
- a CDS encoding fumarate reductase cytochrome b subunit produces MSDLIEGYLGKTVERKKSRVPAKLDYIQSATGLFLGLFMWGHMFMVSSILISKDFMYAVTKFFEASFIFDGGNPLLVSIVALVVFIIFITHAALGMRKLPGNFKQYQVMKAHADNMGHEDTKLWFIQAFTGFAMFFLGSVHIYIIMTHSADIGPYASADRVWSEWMWPLYILLLLAVEFHGTIGLYRLAVKWGWFDGNDPKTTRKRLKTWKRVLTWFFLILGFATLAAYMKIGYENAQAGKVGERYTPTAKVMQLDNTTGRLG; encoded by the coding sequence ATGAGTGACCTAATAGAAGGTTATTTAGGGAAGACTGTAGAGAGAAAAAAGAGTAGAGTTCCAGCAAAACTTGATTATATTCAAAGTGCTACTGGATTATTTCTAGGTCTTTTTATGTGGGGACATATGTTTATGGTGTCTTCAATTCTAATAAGTAAAGACTTTATGTATGCTGTTACAAAATTCTTTGAAGCTAGTTTTATTTTTGATGGAGGGAATCCATTATTAGTTTCAATTGTTGCACTTGTTGTATTTATAATATTCATTACACACGCTGCTTTAGGTATGAGAAAATTACCAGGAAATTTCAAACAATACCAAGTAATGAAAGCACATGCAGACAATATGGGACATGAAGATACAAAACTTTGGTTTATCCAAGCCTTTACTGGTTTTGCTATGTTCTTCTTAGGTTCAGTTCATATTTATATCATTATGACACACTCAGCAGATATCGGTCCTTATGCTTCAGCAGATAGAGTATGGTCTGAATGGATGTGGCCTTTATATATTCTTTTACTATTAGCTGTTGAATTCCATGGAACAATTGGATTATATAGATTAGCTGTTAAATGGGGATGGTTTGATGGTAATGATCCTAAAACTACAAGAAAAAGATTAAAAACATGGAAAAGAGTTTTAACTTGGTTTTTCTTAATTTTAGGATTCGCTACACTTGCAGCATATATGAAAATTGGTTATGAAAATGCCCAAGCTGGAAAAGTTGGAGAAAGATATACACCAACTGCAAAAGTTATGCAATTAGATAATACTACAGGGAGGCTAGGATAA
- a CDS encoding dynamin family protein, with translation MAMGLANDYFLLFHGKHIEQTTTYGTIDNKNQDDFFDISALILCASRKNYEKFISLRSFNDLVSKVTNKEVKTLDDIYQLQHCLLDSLKVDTKNIHLEKLHHAFTYLLEENIIDNSSHKILISLFDPEELTANDEIDNEETISEEKISFKEAKSTLENTINDLKEIFKTDDFIDELESTKNYLGNQKFSIGITGVMNAGKSTMLNALMGEEILGSAVVPETANLTIVKHGEPSASVFYWNKNEWDRIESSAKQIESIADFVKETKSIFKDQLDELIKEESISEEVDIKNLAKFTSAEASGKKCNLVKYVELKSDLDFLKDGIEIVDTPGLDDPVIQREEITKEYLSQCDLMLHLMNVSQSATLKDVEFIIDALLYQNITKLLIVITRADTVSKEQLNEVINYTKTSIENQLKAQNKDSKLDYILKNIKFIPISGKMALLHRTGRSQKAIEAGYPIENTGILEIEEYLQETLFGTNSNKSELIIKGAKAQIKKTIEKEIKSFNYELILLSKSKEELEADLEEFNKKKDTNKRIFTSLKEDINLYKNDAKEYLNTLETFLNTELVELQNIIRQRVYNDVKYSFEKTKKRPPSSRVKTIIETAIKDGIIDIIRDYRYKFIKKSQSIGEVCEQKYQDLGFVIGHKNDNFDARGFFQDDFKAGFLTSSNEVLVSKITNEVSKTKASKLAELNRSLESFIKDEFSSIETNILQKAKSVSGNLIESFFNQIEEPLKTFEHKLKKDEKSLQERIANFEQNEVNKDEITISTHKKIKKLKNINKGLKS, from the coding sequence ATGGCAATGGGATTAGCAAATGATTACTTCTTACTTTTTCATGGGAAACATATAGAACAAACAACTACATATGGGACCATTGATAATAAGAATCAAGATGACTTTTTTGATATTTCAGCATTAATTTTATGCGCATCAAGAAAGAATTATGAAAAATTTATCTCCTTGAGAAGTTTCAATGACCTAGTATCAAAAGTTACAAACAAAGAAGTAAAAACTTTAGATGATATTTATCAACTTCAACACTGCTTATTAGATTCATTAAAAGTTGATACAAAAAACATACATTTAGAAAAACTACACCATGCATTTACTTATTTATTAGAAGAAAATATTATTGACAACTCTTCTCATAAAATATTAATTTCTTTATTTGATCCTGAGGAATTAACTGCAAATGATGAAATTGATAATGAAGAAACAATATCTGAAGAAAAAATCTCATTTAAAGAAGCCAAGTCTACATTAGAAAATACAATAAATGATTTAAAAGAAATTTTTAAAACAGATGATTTTATAGATGAATTAGAAAGTACAAAAAATTATTTAGGAAATCAAAAGTTCTCTATAGGAATTACTGGTGTTATGAATGCTGGTAAGTCTACGATGCTAAATGCTCTAATGGGAGAAGAAATTCTTGGAAGTGCAGTTGTTCCAGAAACAGCAAACTTAACTATTGTAAAACATGGTGAACCTTCTGCAAGTGTTTTTTATTGGAATAAAAATGAATGGGATAGAATTGAATCATCAGCCAAGCAAATAGAGTCAATTGCAGATTTTGTAAAAGAGACAAAATCTATTTTTAAAGATCAATTAGATGAGCTAATAAAAGAAGAATCCATAAGTGAAGAAGTTGACATTAAAAACCTTGCAAAATTTACATCAGCAGAAGCTAGTGGTAAAAAGTGCAATCTTGTAAAATATGTAGAGTTAAAATCTGATTTAGATTTTTTAAAAGATGGAATTGAAATTGTTGATACCCCTGGATTAGATGACCCTGTTATTCAAAGGGAAGAAATTACAAAAGAGTATTTATCTCAATGTGATTTAATGCTACACCTAATGAATGTATCTCAAAGTGCAACTTTAAAAGATGTTGAGTTTATAATTGATGCCCTGCTATATCAAAATATTACAAAACTATTAATTGTTATTACAAGAGCTGATACTGTTTCAAAAGAGCAATTAAATGAAGTTATTAACTATACAAAAACTTCAATTGAGAATCAACTAAAAGCACAAAATAAAGATAGTAAATTAGATTATATACTAAAAAATATAAAATTTATTCCAATTTCAGGGAAAATGGCATTACTACATAGAACAGGAAGATCTCAAAAAGCCATTGAAGCAGGATATCCTATTGAAAATACAGGTATTTTGGAAATTGAAGAATATCTACAAGAAACTTTATTTGGTACAAATTCTAATAAATCTGAACTTATTATAAAAGGTGCAAAAGCACAAATAAAAAAAACAATAGAAAAAGAGATAAAATCTTTTAATTATGAACTTATTCTTCTTTCAAAATCAAAAGAAGAACTTGAAGCTGACTTAGAAGAGTTTAATAAAAAGAAAGATACTAATAAAAGAATATTTACAAGTTTGAAAGAGGATATTAATTTATATAAAAATGATGCAAAAGAATACTTAAATACATTAGAAACATTCTTAAATACAGAACTTGTGGAACTTCAGAACATTATTAGACAAAGAGTTTACAATGATGTTAAATACTCTTTTGAAAAAACAAAAAAAAGACCTCCTAGCTCAAGAGTAAAAACAATTATAGAAACAGCAATAAAAGATGGTATTATTGACATAATTAGAGATTATAGATATAAATTTATTAAAAAATCTCAAAGTATTGGTGAAGTTTGTGAACAAAAATACCAAGATTTAGGTTTTGTAATTGGTCATAAAAATGATAACTTTGATGCAAGAGGTTTTTTTCAAGATGATTTTAAAGCAGGTTTTTTAACATCTTCAAATGAAGTTTTAGTTTCTAAAATTACAAATGAAGTTTCAAAAACAAAAGCTTCAAAATTAGCTGAATTAAATAGAAGTTTAGAAAGTTTTATTAAAGATGAATTTTCTTCAATAGAAACAAATATTTTACAAAAAGCGAAATCTGTATCAGGAAATTTAATAGAAAGCTTTTTTAATCAAATAGAAGAACCTTTAAAAACTTTTGAACATAAGTTAAAAAAAGATGAAAAGTCTTTACAAGAAAGAATTGCAAACTTTGAGCAAAATGAAGTAAATAAAGATGAAATTACAATAAGTACGCATAAAAAAATTAAAAAATTAAAAAATATAAATAAAGGACTTAAATCATGA
- a CDS encoding fumarate reductase iron-sulfur subunit: protein MSVEKGREITISVLKFNPRSKVSKPHYVDYKLEETPGMTLFIALMKIRETIDPDLSFDFVCRAGICGSCGMVVNGKPSLACRTLIANYPEGKLTLLPMPAFELIKDLSVNTGKWMDNMSKRVESWIHTNQEPDIAKMEERVDPDVANETFELDRCIECGICVASCGTMLMRPNFVGPVGLNRVARFEVDPHDNRTAEDYYELIGDDDGIFGCMSLMACEDHCPKHLPLQNKIAYLRRKLVSLR from the coding sequence ATGAGCGTAGAAAAAGGTAGAGAAATAACGATATCAGTACTTAAGTTTAATCCAAGAAGTAAGGTTTCAAAACCTCATTATGTAGATTATAAATTAGAAGAGACTCCAGGGATGACTCTTTTTATTGCGTTAATGAAAATTAGAGAGACAATTGATCCTGATTTATCATTTGACTTCGTATGTAGAGCAGGAATTTGTGGTTCTTGTGGTATGGTAGTAAATGGTAAACCTAGTCTTGCTTGTAGAACTTTAATTGCTAATTATCCTGAAGGGAAATTAACACTTTTACCTATGCCTGCATTTGAACTTATCAAAGATTTATCAGTTAATACTGGTAAATGGATGGATAATATGTCAAAAAGAGTTGAATCATGGATTCATACTAATCAAGAACCAGATATTGCAAAAATGGAAGAAAGAGTTGATCCAGATGTTGCAAATGAAACATTCGAATTAGACAGATGTATTGAATGTGGTATTTGTGTTGCTTCTTGTGGAACTATGTTAATGAGACCTAACTTTGTTGGTCCAGTTGGATTAAACAGGGTTGCAAGATTTGAAGTTGATCCACATGATAATAGAACGGCTGAAGACTATTATGAGCTAATTGGTGATGATGATGGTATTTTTGGTTGTATGTCATTAATGGCTTGTGAAGACCATTGTCCTAAACATTTACCATTACAAAATAAAATTGCTTATTTAAGAAGAAAGCTAGTATCACTAAGATAA